CGCCCAGCTCGCCGCTGCTCCCAGCAGCGCGCAACAGGCGGTCAACTTCGCGGCATGACGCATTCGGGACTCCTACGAAACCAGCCAAAGACAAGGCACGGCCGTGCCGGGCCCATGGCCATGGGCGGCGCGGTGACGATGAGAGGGTGGGGTGAACGGTGAGCGAAATCGAACTGCACCCCGGGTTCTAAAGGAGAATCCAGAAAGGCACAATGATTGGGCTTATTTTGCCAACATTGTTTTCCCTTGGATGTGTTGCAATTGAAAGATTGCCGCGACCCTGGGCGGGCCTGTCACATGGCAGGGGTTGTTTCATGGTGACAACACCCGGACAGAGACCCTGCCCCCCGGGGCAAGGGCTTAGGGCAGGGGGAGGCGGAAGTGGAAGGTGGAGCCCACCCCGGGGGTGCTCTCCACCTCGATGTGGCCGCCGTGCGCTTCGATGATGCGCCGGGCGACCGACAGCCCCAGCCCCACGCCGGGGATGGTGTCCCGGTTGCGGGTGCTCCGCCGGAAGGGCTCGAAGATGCTCTCGCGCTCCGTGGAGGGGATGCCCACCCCGGAGTCCCGCACCGCCACCCGGGCCTCGCCGGCCGTGGTGCTCAGCGCGACGTGCACCTGGCCCCCCTCGGGCGAGTACTTGATGGCGTTGCTCAGCAGGTTGTTGAGCACCTGGGAGATGCGCGTCGAATCACACCGCACGGACACCGGCGCGTCCGGAAGCTGGACCACCACCTCGTGGGCCGGGGAGAGCCCCTGGTGCAGCGCGACGGCCTCGTGCACGAGCCCGCGCAGGTCCTGGCTCTCCAGGCGCAGCTCCAGCCGCCCCGCCTCGATGCGCGCCGTGTCGAGCAGGTCCTCCACCATCCGCTCCAGGCGCTCCACCTGGCGGGTGATGAGGGCGAAGCGCTCGCGGAGCTTCTCCTCGGGGGGCAGCGGCTGGTGGGGCCGCATCGTCGAGGCGCCGAGCTTCAGGGCGCTCAGCGGGTTGCGCAGGTCATGCGCCACGCCCGCCACGAAGCTCAGCTGCACCTCGCGCTGGCGCTGGAGCCGCTCGGCCATCTGGTTGAACTCGTGGGCAATCTCGCGCAGCTCCTGCGGGCCCACCTCGGGCGCCACCTCGGGCGCCGTGCCCGGGCGGAAGTTCACCAGCGCATCCCGGATGGAGAGCAGCGGCTGGTACAGCGAGCGGCGCACGCTCCACAGCCCCACCCCCAGGCCAATGGCCATCGCCGCGGTGAGGCTCAGCCCCAGCAGGTTGGCCAGCCCATCCCAGCGGTCCGTCTCGTCCGCCACCGCGCGCGCGTCGGCGAAGTTCACCTCGATGAGCTTCTCGGCGCTCTTCAGCGCGTGGCCGATGAGCTCGGGCCCATCCGAGAGCAGCACCCCCGGGGTGCTCTGGTGCTCCGCGGAGCGCCGCAGGTAGAGCTCCACCGCGGCCGTCACCTCGTTGACGATGACCGTCTCGGCGGGGCTGCCCACGAAGGCATGGGACTGCTTCAGCCAGTATTGGAGCGCCTCCTCCGCCTTCTGCATCGCCTGGGCGTGCTGAGAGTCCCCGGTGAGCGCCAGCATCCGCTGCTCCCGGTTGTGCAGGAGCAGGGCGATCTCCAGCTGCTCCACCGCGCGCACGCTCTCCACGGCCTGCCAGAGCTGGCCGTTGTTCTGCTCCATCCGGCTGGTGATGACCATCAGCGCGGCGGCGATGAGGCTGGCCAGCACCAGGAGAATCCCCGCGATGCTGGTGAGCAGACTCCGGAGGCTCATGGCGCGGGGCACGTGGACCACGCCCCTTATGCCTTGAGCTTCTCGCGCAGCGCCTTGGCCCGGCCCTGCATGTCGGGGTCCATGCTGGTGAGCTGAATGGACTTCAGGCGCTCATCCAGGCTCTTGGGCACCTTCGTCTTCAGCTTGCCCTCCGCCTCCAGCGCCTCCAGCTTCGCGAGCGCCTTGTCGGAGATGCGCTCGCGCGGGTGGTCCAGCAGGCTGTCGAGGAAGTACGCGTCCTCGGGCAGCTCCGGGTACTTCTCCAGGTAGGCGATGACGCCCTGGACCCATTCCTGGCGCGTCTCGGCCTCGGCCAGCTTCTGCATCGCGGCCTTCTGGGCCTTGCGCTTGCCGTCCGGGTCGAACTTCTCGGCGAGCCCCTGGGGCAGCTCGCCCCCGGTGAACAGCGCGTCCGCGGCCGTCTTGTACTTCTGATACGAGGCGCTGCGCTCGATGCGCTGCTGGGCCGGGTCATCCTGGCGCGAGTGGCTGCGGCTCTTGCCGCGCTGTGCGTCGATTTCGCGCCAGCTCTTGTTGCGCTTGCCCGTGAAGCCGCCTTCGCTGTCGTCCTTGTCGCGAGCCATCCGTCAACGTCCCTTCCGAGCCTCCCACAGCGCCGTCAGCCCACGCCGCACCAGGGTGCGCACCTGCGTGAGTTCCTCGGGTGACAGCGGGTGCTCCTCGTCCTGCTCCGCCTCGAACAGTGCTTCTTCCGCGTATGCGGCGAGGGCCTCGGGCACCGGCGGAGTCTCCGTGCCCGCCCGCTCCAATTGCGCCGGGTCCACGCTGGCAATCCCTGGTGGCCAGCCCAGCTCCAGCATGGCGTGCAACTCGAAGAGGAGGTGCCGGGCTGCCCCGTATCCTTCGTCCGTCAGGCCCGCTGCGTCAAGAGCACCCAGCAGCGCATCCTGCCGGTTCTCGAAGGCGTGGGTGCGCCGCGTGCGCCCCTTTTCATCGTCTTCCAGGTAACGCCAGGCGGCCTCCACGAATTCGGCATCCGGCTCGCCGGGGGCAAAGGGCCGGGGCGGCTCGAGCTTCTCCTTCTTCGGCCGGGGCGGGCGGGGGCCGTCGTCCAGGCGCGGGGTGAGCCCTTCCTCCACCATGTCCCAGAGGCCCAGCAGGTTCTGGAACAGGCGGCGGGCGACCTCCGGAGAGGGGAAGTGGGGCTCGCCCTCGAACAGCGTGGGAATCACCGCGCCGTGCGGCTGGCCCTCGGCCTGGGCGGCGCGCATCCGGGCGAGCACCTCCTCGGAGCCGTAGGGGCTGCCGGACAGCTCCAGCAGCCCGTCGAGCGTCTGCGCGCCCTCGAAGTGGTGAATGAATTCAGTCTGTTTTCCGCGGGGACGGCTCATGGAAGGCAAACGCTAACCTCATGCGTCAAGGGACGCACGCGGCGTTCACGGGGCATTCGCCGCTAACGCACGGGCATGCCCGGGCGCGCATGCTAGGCTGGTTCGTGGGATGGACAACCCCTCGCCCGAAAAGTTGAAGGCCGCGGTCCAGGCGCTCGCCCACGTGCGGGCCGTCGAGGGGCCCCCGGGAGACAACGGCCAGCGGCCTGTCTGGCACATGAGCACCCAGGGCGTGGAGCTGCTGTCGCTCGTGGACCCCGAGGGCCGCGTGCAGCGCCAGGAGATGACGCTGCTGGATGACCACTACGTCTGGTCCAGCGGGGAGGGGCTGCTCACCGGCTGGGTGGAGCGGGGCG
This window of the Stigmatella aurantiaca genome carries:
- a CDS encoding HAMP domain-containing sensor histidine kinase: MSLRSLLTSIAGILLVLASLIAAALMVITSRMEQNNGQLWQAVESVRAVEQLEIALLLHNREQRMLALTGDSQHAQAMQKAEEALQYWLKQSHAFVGSPAETVIVNEVTAAVELYLRRSAEHQSTPGVLLSDGPELIGHALKSAEKLIEVNFADARAVADETDRWDGLANLLGLSLTAAMAIGLGVGLWSVRRSLYQPLLSIRDALVNFRPGTAPEVAPEVGPQELREIAHEFNQMAERLQRQREVQLSFVAGVAHDLRNPLSALKLGASTMRPHQPLPPEEKLRERFALITRQVERLERMVEDLLDTARIEAGRLELRLESQDLRGLVHEAVALHQGLSPAHEVVVQLPDAPVSVRCDSTRISQVLNNLLSNAIKYSPEGGQVHVALSTTAGEARVAVRDSGVGIPSTERESIFEPFRRSTRNRDTIPGVGLGLSVARRIIEAHGGHIEVESTPGVGSTFHFRLPLP